One part of the Arabidopsis thaliana chromosome 1 sequence genome encodes these proteins:
- a CDS encoding Ribosomal protein L7Ae/L30e/S12e/Gadd45 family protein (Ribosomal protein L7Ae/L30e/S12e/Gadd45 family protein; CONTAINS InterPro DOMAIN/s: Ribosomal protein L7Ae/L30e/S12e/Gadd45 (InterPro:IPR004038), Ribosomal protein L30e (InterPro:IPR000231); BEST Arabidopsis thaliana protein match is: Ribosomal protein L7Ae/L30e/S12e/Gadd45 family protein (TAIR:AT1G77940.1); Has 1076 Blast hits to 1075 proteins in 382 species: Archae - 212; Bacteria - 1; Metazoa - 396; Fungi - 147; Plants - 146; Viruses - 0; Other Eukaryotes - 174 (source: NCBI BLink).): MVAAKKTKKSHEGINSRLALVMKSGKYTLGYKSVLKSLRSSKGKLILISSNCPPLRRSEIEYYAMLAKVGVHHYNRNNVDLGTACGKYFRVSCLSIVDPGDSDIIKSLPGDQ; encoded by the exons ATGGTTGCAGCGAAGAAGACG AAGAAGTCCCATGAAGGAATCAACAGCAGATTGGCTTTGGTGATGAAGAGTGGCAAATACACTCTTGGTTACAAATCTGTTCTCAAATCTCTTCGCAGTTCCAAAG GTAAGTTGATATTGATATCTAGCAATTGCCCACCATTGAGGAGATCTGAGATTGAGTACTATGCTATGCTTGCTAAAGTTGGAGTTCATCACTACAATAGAA ACAATGTTGATCTTGGTACTGCCTGCGGTAAATACTTCCGTGTGTCATGCCTCAGCATAGTTGACCCAG GTGACTCTGACATCATCAAGTCGCTTCCTGGAGACCAGTGA
- a CDS encoding uncharacterized protein (unknown protein; Has 5786 Blast hits to 627 proteins in 69 species: Archae - 0; Bacteria - 5701; Metazoa - 46; Fungi - 22; Plants - 13; Viruses - 0; Other Eukaryotes - 4 (source: NCBI BLink).) encodes MVTTRSYRRGHSCTVVDPAKFANSASDLDAEDLSCSNSNCNRDVSVSHEISVDSDVSSEAPSDGDPNLTSSNVDAISENGHRSSEATTNISSPLTSSSQGGSVGNGDDRSEAAMRADRYILSSDGPTQHINGLSSYNDGLTDRNVDEKCEGDKSVDRDVSLFEDAPVFAIDRYPRDVRVNAYSKLKYLVNILHILDETLEYDTLMRPGAAIFARRVETSYSPHKNFTIKHILKLLKSDRQILGWLPMVEIVKNLDFFLSYMSGRHSFERTLRMVKVGKKVRNQSDITKKLKQRSLVMHEFLVRDIDILLKLKTFHTDNILAFENTDESSCDPFYTTPFGQKEFSYARLEGTPQNSRLNTLYAIDVYEEFISKVVLN; translated from the exons ATGGTGACAACAAGGAGTTACCGGC GGGGACACAGCTGTACAGTTGTTGATCCAGCGAAATTCGCAAATTCTGCTTCGGATCTCGACGCAGAAGATCTCAGTTGCAG TAACTCCAACTGCAACAGAGATGTTTCTGTTTCACATGAGATAAGTGTTGATAGTGATGTGTCGTCTGAAG CTCCGTCTGATGGTGATCCCAATCTTACCTCATCTAATGTAGATGCCATATCTGAAAATGGACATCGTTCTTCTGAAG CAACAACAAACATCTCTAGCCCGCTGACCTCATCTAGTCAAGGTGGTTCTGTTGGAAACGGAGATGATCGGAGTGAAGCTGCCATGAGGGCTGACAGATATATTTTATCATCAGACG GCCCAACGCAGCATATCAACGGTCTAAGCTCATATAATGACGGTTTAACTGATAGAAATGTAGATGAGAAGTGTGAAGGTGACAAAAGTGTTGATAGagatgtttctttgtttgaagaTGC TCCGGTATTTGCCATTGATAGGTATCCAAGGGATGTTAGGGTTAATGCGTACTCCAAACTCAAGTATCTTGtgaatattttacatattttggaTGAGACTCTTGAGTATGACACTCTTATGCG GCCAGGCGCTGCGATTTTCGCTAGACGAGTTGAAACAAGTTATAG TCCTCATAAGAACTTCACTATTAAGCATATTCTCAAGCTTTTGAAATCTGATAGGCAGATCCTGGGGTGGC TCCCGATGGTTGAGATTGTTAAGAATTTGGACTTCTTCTTGAGCTACATGTCGGGTAGACATTCATTTGAGAGGACATTAAGGATGGTAAAAGTTGGGAAAAAAGTACGCAATCAGTCTGACATTACAAAGAAACTGAAGCAGCGTTCTCTTGTGATGCATG AATTTTTGGTAAGGGACATAGATATTCTATTGAAGCTGAAGACGTTTCATACAGATAACATACTTGCCTTTGAGAATACTGATGAG TCATCATGCGATCCTTTTTATACGACTCCTTTTGGCCAAAAAGAATTTTCCTACGCTCGTCTTGAAGGCACCCCTCAGAACTCCCGTCTCAACACTCTA TACGCTATTGATGTGTACGAAGAGTTTATTTCTAAGGTCGTCTTGAACTGA